The Methanomethylovorans hollandica DSM 15978 genome includes a region encoding these proteins:
- a CDS encoding SAM hydrolase/SAM-dependent halogenase family protein, which translates to MQLITLTTDFGSVYPAAMKGVILGINPQATIVDISHTIPHADIRAGAFALYSVVPYFPADTVHVAVVDPGVGTARNPIVISAGGHFFVGPDNGLMVPAASSLGYMQIFKITNFGLLGDVSATFHGRDVFARIGAYLSDGMPLEKIGETTIGHIHLDFGTVEVEADFISGEVIYVDDFGNIITNIKASDMLKKFNFKEQVRVFRNTMPFLATYGLARQGELLALIGSHGFLEIAVNRGSAAKMLKVECMDKVRIE; encoded by the coding sequence ATGCAGCTTATAACCCTTACCACTGATTTTGGCTCTGTCTATCCCGCTGCCATGAAGGGGGTCATTCTGGGCATCAATCCTCAGGCTACTATAGTCGATATATCCCATACTATCCCACATGCTGATATAAGGGCCGGAGCCTTTGCCCTTTACTCTGTAGTACCTTATTTTCCAGCGGACACTGTGCATGTGGCCGTAGTGGATCCGGGAGTGGGCACTGCAAGAAATCCAATAGTGATTTCTGCAGGAGGTCATTTTTTTGTTGGTCCTGATAACGGTCTCATGGTTCCCGCAGCTTCAAGTCTGGGCTATATGCAGATCTTCAAAATAACTAACTTCGGTCTGTTGGGTGATGTATCTGCCACTTTTCATGGAAGAGACGTGTTTGCCCGCATTGGTGCCTACCTCTCGGACGGTATGCCTCTGGAAAAAATTGGTGAAACTACAATAGGTCATATACATCTGGATTTTGGAACAGTTGAAGTTGAAGCTGACTTCATTTCAGGCGAAGTCATCTATGTAGATGATTTTGGTAACATAATTACCAATATAAAGGCTTCAGACATGCTCAAAAAGTTCAACTTTAAAGAACAGGTAAGAGTATTCCGTAATACAATGCCTTTTCTTGCAACCTATGGATTGGCAAGACAAGGAGAATTGTTGGCCCTTATTGGTAGCCATGGTTTCCTCGAAATAGCTGTTAATCGAGGTAGTGCTGCAAAAATGCTGAAGGTAGAATGCATGGATAAGGTCAGGATTGAATAA
- a CDS encoding radical SAM protein, with protein sequence MSVLSLTATRAFWQTRIRKRPLVLSHAINSRCNMKCDFCEYWKQNDAEMTLKEIMRLLDEAKDFGIMIYNAWTVEPLLRDDLPHILLHAKELGIVTFLITNGLLLEKRAEELKDLDYLSVSVDGINSYREIRGVDFKTKILPGIIKAKRYIKNPILMNCVLSGRNLDDIEELIRLAAELDVTVAFEPMYEFSDIADDVWQNIGVRDVDKYRRTVDMITEMKKEGYPIINSYTYLKMVRDMNTDFRCHAGELILNVTADGTIEHCRVQNEALGNVKEGLEKVWENSREKRKQIAHTCHGCLFFGYVENSLLYDMNLEVMRHYKWM encoded by the coding sequence ATGTCCGTATTATCCCTCACAGCAACAAGAGCATTCTGGCAAACAAGGATCAGAAAACGTCCTCTTGTGCTCTCCCATGCCATCAACTCCCGTTGCAATATGAAATGTGATTTCTGCGAATACTGGAAACAGAATGATGCTGAAATGACATTAAAGGAAATAATGAGACTGCTGGACGAGGCAAAGGATTTTGGTATAATGATATATAATGCATGGACTGTGGAACCTTTACTGAGAGATGATCTTCCACATATCCTCCTGCATGCCAAAGAACTGGGCATAGTGACTTTTCTCATAACCAACGGACTGCTGTTGGAAAAAAGAGCAGAGGAACTGAAGGATCTGGATTACCTTTCTGTATCCGTTGATGGTATTAACAGTTATAGAGAGATAAGAGGAGTAGATTTTAAAACCAAAATTTTGCCTGGTATCATAAAAGCGAAAAGGTACATAAAAAATCCCATACTCATGAACTGTGTACTAAGTGGAAGGAACCTCGATGATATTGAAGAGCTCATACGACTTGCTGCAGAACTGGATGTGACTGTAGCTTTCGAACCAATGTACGAATTCTCAGATATAGCAGATGACGTATGGCAGAACATTGGTGTAAGAGATGTTGATAAATATCGCAGGACAGTGGACATGATAACCGAAATGAAAAAAGAAGGTTACCCCATTATTAATTCTTACACCTATCTAAAGATGGTAAGGGACATGAACACTGATTTCAGATGCCATGCAGGGGAACTCATACTTAATGTAACTGCTGATGGCACCATAGAACATTGCAGGGTACAAAATGAAGCTCTCGGAAATGTAAAAGAAGGACTGGAAAAAGTATGGGAAAACAGCCGGGAAAAAAGGAAGCAAATAGCTCATACTTGCCACGGGTGCCTGTTCTTTGGATATGTAGAGAACAGTCTATTGTATGATATGAACCTTGAAGTCATGAGACACTATAAGTGGATGTGA
- the rpl12p gene encoding 50S ribosomal protein P1, with protein sequence MEYIYAALLLHKAGKEITEDTITAVLQAASTEVNESRVKALIAALEDVDIEEAMATAAVAAAPAAAAPAAAAEAPAAEAQKEEDTKEEAEESGMAGLGALFG encoded by the coding sequence ATGGAATACATATACGCAGCACTTTTACTGCACAAAGCTGGTAAAGAGATTACAGAAGATACAATAACTGCCGTTCTTCAGGCAGCTAGTACCGAAGTCAATGAATCACGTGTAAAGGCACTCATTGCAGCCCTTGAAGACGTGGACATAGAGGAAGCAATGGCAACTGCAGCAGTGGCAGCAGCTCCAGCAGCAGCAGCCCCGGCAGCAGCAGCCGAAGCTCCAGCAGCAGAGGCACAGAAGGAAGAAGATACCAAGGAAGAGGCAGAAGAGAGCGGAATGGCCGGTCTCGGTGCACTCTTCGGGTAA
- a CDS encoding 50S ribosomal protein L10, producing MEIDHHSSHIPKWKAKEVEEIKELIKTYHLFGIVGIEGIPAKQLQKMRRDLNGTAYIKVARNTLIKRALEEMDQDVKDMSEFIDVQTALIFSDQNPFKLFKLLEKSKTPSPIKAGAVAPKDIVVEARPTSFPPGPILGDLQRAGIPAAIDGGKVVVKETKTVLKEGEKAPQLLASMLNRLEIYPMVVGLDLRAVLEEGSIFRPDVLAVDETQYFNDIALAAKQAFNLSVYAAYPNADNITTLIAKASTESRNLGIYAVVFEPELMGALMGKAQSQMIAVAAAASAKNEEAVDDELKQTLGAAAAAAVSATTEAKAETVEAKEEKEEESSEEDGMAGLGALFG from the coding sequence ATGGAAATTGATCACCATTCGTCACATATACCAAAATGGAAGGCTAAGGAAGTCGAGGAGATAAAAGAGCTCATAAAAACCTACCACCTCTTTGGTATAGTAGGCATTGAAGGCATTCCTGCAAAGCAGCTCCAGAAAATGAGGAGAGACCTTAATGGAACTGCATATATCAAAGTGGCCAGGAACACTCTTATAAAAAGGGCATTAGAGGAAATGGATCAGGATGTAAAGGATATGTCCGAATTTATTGATGTCCAGACGGCATTAATATTTTCTGATCAGAATCCTTTTAAACTATTCAAACTCCTCGAAAAAAGCAAAACACCTTCACCAATCAAGGCAGGTGCCGTAGCTCCTAAAGATATTGTAGTGGAAGCAAGGCCAACAAGTTTTCCACCCGGGCCCATTCTTGGAGATCTGCAGAGAGCTGGAATTCCAGCGGCTATTGATGGGGGCAAGGTCGTCGTAAAGGAGACCAAGACCGTATTGAAAGAGGGAGAGAAGGCTCCCCAGCTGCTTGCATCCATGCTTAACAGGCTTGAGATCTATCCAATGGTTGTTGGACTGGATTTAAGAGCAGTTCTGGAAGAGGGATCCATATTCCGCCCAGATGTCTTGGCTGTGGATGAAACGCAGTACTTCAACGACATAGCTCTGGCTGCAAAGCAGGCATTCAATCTGTCAGTATATGCAGCATATCCAAATGCAGACAACATAACCACGCTTATCGCAAAAGCTTCAACAGAATCCAGGAACCTCGGTATTTATGCTGTTGTGTTCGAGCCGGAACTGATGGGAGCATTGATGGGCAAGGCTCAGTCACAGATGATTGCTGTGGCTGCTGCAGCCTCAGCTAAAAATGAGGAAGCAGTAGATGATGAGCTTAAGCAGACTCTTGGAGCCGCAGCTGCTGCAGCAGTGAGCGCAACAACTGAGGCCAAGGCAGAAACCGTCGAAGCGAAAGAAGAGAAGGAAGAAGAGAGTTCTGAAGAGGACGGAATGGCCGGCCTTGGAGCACTCTTCGGATAA
- a CDS encoding 50S ribosomal protein L1, producing MVNKITVEAVNKLLEESPQRKFMESVDVAINLKHLDMSQPKNRVDEEIILPHGLGKDLKIAVFAKGEVGLQAKEAGATYVFTEEDINDLKEDKARSRAIANECDFFIAEVQYMPLIGKSLGVVLGPRGKMPIPLQPGKNVADVINSSRSSVRIRSKDKLTFHVAVGRKDMPVEKLADNIETVITRLEHSLEKGSQNIKSIYLTTTMGKSVKVM from the coding sequence ATGGTAAATAAAATAACAGTAGAAGCTGTCAATAAATTGTTAGAGGAATCGCCGCAGCGCAAGTTCATGGAAAGCGTTGATGTGGCTATCAACCTGAAACACCTCGACATGAGTCAGCCCAAGAACCGTGTTGATGAAGAAATAATACTTCCGCATGGCCTTGGTAAGGACTTGAAGATCGCTGTTTTTGCAAAAGGTGAGGTTGGTCTTCAGGCAAAAGAGGCGGGTGCTACCTATGTATTCACTGAGGAAGACATCAACGACCTGAAAGAGGATAAAGCACGCTCAAGGGCAATTGCCAATGAATGTGACTTCTTCATAGCCGAAGTACAGTACATGCCACTCATTGGTAAGAGCCTCGGTGTTGTCCTGGGTCCCAGAGGAAAGATGCCAATACCGCTCCAGCCTGGAAAGAATGTAGCTGATGTGATCAACTCCTCCAGGAGTTCCGTGCGTATAAGGTCAAAAGATAAACTGACCTTCCATGTTGCAGTCGGGCGCAAAGATATGCCGGTCGAAAAGCTGGCTGATAATATAGAAACGGTGATCACCAGACTTGAACATTCCCTTGAGAAAGGCAGCCAGAACATCAAGTCGATCTATTTAACGACCACAATGGGTAAGTCCGTGAAGGTGATGTAA
- a CDS encoding 50S ribosomal protein L11, with the protein MANVVEALVSGGKANPGPPLGPALGPLGINIKAVIDKINEKTKDYNGMQVPVKVIVADDKSFEIEVGTPPTAALIKKELGIEKGSGEPKTNKVGDLKIDQAMRIARMKRDVMLAYTMKAAVKEVLGACVTLGVTAEGMDPRECQKAIDEGKFDDVLMTEA; encoded by the coding sequence ATGGCAAATGTTGTAGAAGCACTGGTCTCCGGAGGTAAAGCCAATCCCGGACCGCCTCTTGGCCCGGCCCTTGGACCTTTAGGGATCAATATAAAAGCAGTCATCGATAAGATCAACGAGAAGACAAAAGATTATAACGGCATGCAAGTACCTGTCAAAGTGATAGTTGCCGATGACAAGAGCTTTGAGATAGAAGTTGGTACACCACCAACTGCTGCGCTGATCAAGAAAGAACTGGGTATAGAAAAGGGCTCCGGAGAACCAAAGACAAACAAGGTAGGAGACCTGAAGATAGACCAGGCTATGAGGATAGCGCGCATGAAGAGGGACGTAATGCTAGCATATACCATGAAGGCCGCAGTAAAGGAAGTGCTAGGAGCATGCGTAACTCTGGGTGTTACTGCAGAGGGGATGGATCCAAGAGAATGTCAAAAAGCCATCGACGAGGGGAAATTCGATGATGTGCTAATGACAGAAGCTTAA
- a CDS encoding transcription elongation factor Spt5, translating into MTEPSTVFVVKTTANQERSVANMMAMVARKEHLDIRAILAPDELKGYVLVESTSPGIVEQAIQTVPHARAVIKGQSSIEEIAHFLTPKPTVTGITEGAIIEITSGPFKGERARVKRVDEGHEEITVELFDAVVPIPITIRGDTVRVLRKEEES; encoded by the coding sequence ATGACTGAACCTTCTACTGTATTCGTGGTGAAAACAACTGCTAACCAGGAACGTTCTGTAGCGAATATGATGGCAATGGTGGCAAGGAAAGAACACCTGGACATTCGTGCCATCCTGGCCCCTGACGAACTGAAAGGATATGTACTGGTGGAGAGCACGTCACCTGGTATAGTGGAACAGGCTATCCAGACGGTTCCTCACGCACGTGCAGTTATTAAGGGCCAGTCCAGCATAGAAGAGATCGCACACTTCCTTACACCTAAGCCCACTGTAACAGGTATAACTGAAGGTGCAATAATAGAGATCACATCCGGACCCTTTAAAGGAGAAAGAGCACGTGTTAAGCGGGTGGATGAGGGGCATGAAGAGATCACAGTTGAACTGTTCGATGCTGTGGTACCGATACCTATAACTATACGTGGTGACACTGTAAGGGTCCTCAGGAAAGAGGAAGAGTCCTGA
- a CDS encoding protein translocase SEC61 complex subunit gamma produces MDSSKLNTTVDSIGSIIRAHIRVLKLTKKPSREEFLTIAKVAGLGILAIGIMGFLIYIVMVEIPKWV; encoded by the coding sequence ATAGATTCAAGCAAGTTAAATACCACAGTGGACTCTATAGGATCTATTATAAGAGCGCACATAAGGGTTCTGAAACTAACAAAGAAACCTTCTAGAGAAGAGTTCCTCACAATTGCTAAGGTAGCTGGTCTTGGAATCCTTGCCATTGGCATTATGGGATTCTTGATCTATATAGTGATGGTGGAAATACCAAAGTGGGTGTGA